The following proteins are co-located in the Meriones unguiculatus strain TT.TT164.6M chromosome 4, Bangor_MerUng_6.1, whole genome shotgun sequence genome:
- the Slc2a4rg gene encoding LOW QUALITY PROTEIN: SLC2A4 regulator (The sequence of the model RefSeq protein was modified relative to this genomic sequence to represent the inferred CDS: inserted 7 bases in 5 codons; deleted 1 base in 1 codon), with protein WLSAEGLGQRTAPVTVPMPPWLQVGRGIAKVSFLAKMGSSLPAKLGALKAWQLGSYQPVRTCQCVSVGQSGWPFYRSQAWSSQSCTSGCGPRSFGNQAWSLSTISSSWECPSASKEAFYGPLSCPVVSRFSLCNLGWGWSQAPCLIPKQACTCMLGQERGLEHLLSPNLISRIPPGKAQLEEVTAAAALRNLSTSLLCLGTPAVTFNPESGLEPWKEAMXHPSGSCSTSSNSGDGVWDLARDQSSIHSITPLAHEAAYFLDGRTGSTQVMFQCCXKSYGKVQTHVHLVHLGRQVEPEQSDGKNSYYMELGVGMDXADGLSSLNPVYPTTSVPLTFPRVEXPELLEAPAPPNLLQPLPKLSSSAVPQACHSDHAYQPGEATDGDWGQVSDHSREKQNRGCGSFQSCLAPIHQKPQAEAYIPTLPAKLGANLRYEVPRKWDAKMCQKVYGMDHRDXCCWKKACHQFLD; from the exons TGGCTGagtgcagagggcctgggtcagCGCACAGCGCCAGTTACTGTGCCCATGCCACCATGGCTACAGGTGGGCAGAGGTATTGCCAAAGTTTCTTTCCTTGCAAAGATGGGGTCTAGCCTGCCTGCCAAACTTGGGGCTCTGAAAGCATGGCAGCTGGGGTCATATCAGCCTGTGCGAACATGTCAGTGTGTATCCGTGGGTCAGTCAGGCT GGCCCTTCTATAGGTCGCAGGCTTGGAGTTCTCAGAGCTGCACCTCAGGCTGCGGACCCAGGAGCTTCGGCAACCAAGCCTGGAGCCTCAGCACAATTTCCAGCTCCTGGGAATGTCCCAGTGCCAGTAAAGAG GCCTTTTATGGACCCCTGTCCTGTCCTGTGGTTTCTAGATTTTCGCTCTGCAACCTGGGCTGGGGGTGGAGCCAGGCCCCTTGCCTGATACCCAAACAGGCCTGCACATGTATGCTGGGCCAGGAGAGGGGTCTAGAGCACTTGTTGAGCCCCAACCTTATCTCCAGAATTCCCCCAGGAAAAGCCCAGCTGGAA GAGGTCACGGCTGCTGCAGCCCTTAGAAACCTGTCTACCAGTCTCCTCTGTTTGGGGACCCCAGCTGTCACCTTCAATCCAG AGTCTGGCTTGGAGCCCTGGAAGGAGGCCAT TCATCCCTCAGGCAGCTGCAGCACTAGCAGCAACAGTGGAGACGGGGTCTGGGACCTGGCCAGAGACCAGTCCTCTATTCACTCCATCACCCCACTGGCCCATGAAGCAGCCTACTTTCTAGATGGCAGGACAGG CTCTACACAGGTCATGTTTCAGTGCT TGAAGAGCTACGGAAAGGTGCAGACACACGTCCACCTGGTGcacctggg AAGGCAGGTAGAGCCAGAGCAGAGTGATGGCAAGAACTCCTACTACATGGAGCTGGGTGTTGGTATGG ATGCTGATGGACTGTCCAGCCTGAACCCCGTATATCCTACAACCTCTGTGCCACTCACCTTTCCCCGGGTGG CTCCAGAGCTGCTGGAGGCCCCAGCACCTCCCAACCTGTTACAGCCGTTACCCAAGCTCAGCTCTTCAGCTGTTCCACAGGCATGCCACAGTGACCATGCCTACCAGCCAGGTGAAGCCACAGATGGAGATTGGGGGCAGGTCTCAGACCACTctagagagaaacagaacagggGTTGTGGCTCCTTCCAGAGCTGTCTGGCTCCCATCCACCAGAAGCCACAGGCCGAGGCCTACATTCCAACCCTGCCTGCCAAGCTTGGGGCCAACCTGAGGTAT GAAGTCCCAAGAAAGTGGGATGCCAAGATGTGCCAGAAAGTGTATGGCATGGACCACAGGGA CTGCTGCTGGAAGAAAGCCTGCCATCAGTTCCTTGACTGA
- the Lime1 gene encoding lck-interacting transmembrane adapter 1 isoform X1, with translation MRPPVPSAPLALWVLGCFSLLLWLWALCTACHRKRAQRQQTGQQGSLIPVEMSLLRQTHLCSLSKSDTRLHELRRGPRSSIAPRPASMDLLHPHWLEMSRGSTRSQVPPSAFPPRQLPRAPPAAPATAPSPIPEVTYSNVGLAAIPRASLAASPVVWAGTQLTISCARLGPGAEYACVQKHKGTEQGYQELQQKAKVIPATQVMSAWVGQGRWDCAHALQKTMPSPPLGLLLFRWMSCTPRSASLKGKTQDLSQTSWIPMVGGQFWPLRVVWNMRPSLSGARI, from the exons ATGAGGCCACCAGTGCCTTCAGCCCCACTAGCTCTCTGGGTCCTGGGGTgcttctccctgctcctctggCTGTGGGCACTATGCACAGCCTGCCACAG GAAGCGAGCTCAGAGGCAACAAACTGGGCAACAGGGCAGCTTGATACCAGTGGAAATG TCACTGCTGAGACAGACCCATCTCTGCTCCCTCAGCAAGTCTGACACCAGATTGCATGAGCTGCGCCGAGGCCCACGCTCCAGCATAG CCCCACGGCCTGCTAGCATGGATCTCCTGCATCCACACTGGCTGGAGATGTCCAGGGGTAGCACCAGGTCTCAGGTACCCCCGTCTGCCTTTCCACCACGGCAGCTGCCCAGGGCCCCTCCTGCTGCCCCTGCAACTGCACCTTCTCCTATCCCTGAGGTCACTTATTCCAATGTGGGGCTGGCTGCAATTCCCAGGGCCAGCCTGGCTGCTAGCCCTGTGGTGTGGGCTGGAACACAGCTGACCATTAGCTGTGCCAGGCTTGGTCCTGGGGCTGAGTATGCCTGCGTCCAGAAGCACAAAGGGACAGAGCAGGGCTACCAAGAATTGCAGCAGAAGGCTAAGgtgatcccagctactcaggTAATGTCAGCCTGGGTAGGGCAGGGTAGATGGGACTGTGCCCACGCTTTGCAGAAGACAATGCCAAGCCCTCCTTTGGGTTTGCTTCTCTTCAGATGGATGTCCTGTACTCCAAGGTCTGCAAGCCTAAAAGGAAAGACCCAAGACCTGTCACAGACCAGCTGGATCCCTATGGTGGGAGGGCAGTTCTGGCCCTTGAGAGTGGTGTGGAATATGAGGCCATCGCTCTCAGGGGCCAGGATATGA
- the Lime1 gene encoding lck-interacting transmembrane adapter 1 isoform X2, whose translation MRPPVPSAPLALWVLGCFSLLLWLWALCTACHRKRAQRQQTGQQGSLIPVEMSLLRQTHLCSLSKSDTRLHELRRGPRSSIAPRPASMDLLHPHWLEMSRGSTRSQVPPSAFPPRQLPRAPPAAPATAPSPIPEVTYSNVGLAAIPRASLAASPVVWAGTQLTISCARLGPGAEYACVQKHKGTEQGYQELQQKAKVIPATQMDVLYSKVCKPKRKDPRPVTDQLDPYGGRAVLALESGVEYEAIALRGQDMNQGPLENVYESIREMGP comes from the exons ATGAGGCCACCAGTGCCTTCAGCCCCACTAGCTCTCTGGGTCCTGGGGTgcttctccctgctcctctggCTGTGGGCACTATGCACAGCCTGCCACAG GAAGCGAGCTCAGAGGCAACAAACTGGGCAACAGGGCAGCTTGATACCAGTGGAAATG TCACTGCTGAGACAGACCCATCTCTGCTCCCTCAGCAAGTCTGACACCAGATTGCATGAGCTGCGCCGAGGCCCACGCTCCAGCATAG CCCCACGGCCTGCTAGCATGGATCTCCTGCATCCACACTGGCTGGAGATGTCCAGGGGTAGCACCAGGTCTCAGGTACCCCCGTCTGCCTTTCCACCACGGCAGCTGCCCAGGGCCCCTCCTGCTGCCCCTGCAACTGCACCTTCTCCTATCCCTGAGGTCACTTATTCCAATGTGGGGCTGGCTGCAATTCCCAGGGCCAGCCTGGCTGCTAGCCCTGTGGTGTGGGCTGGAACACAGCTGACCATTAGCTGTGCCAGGCTTGGTCCTGGGGCTGAGTATGCCTGCGTCCAGAAGCACAAAGGGACAGAGCAGGGCTACCAAGAATTGCAGCAGAAGGCTAAGgtgatcccagctactcag ATGGATGTCCTGTACTCCAAGGTCTGCAAGCCTAAAAGGAAAGACCCAAGACCTGTCACAGACCAGCTGGATCCCTATGGTGGGAGGGCAGTTCTGGCCCTTGAGAGTGGTGTGGAATATGAGGCCATCGCTCTCAGGGGCCAGGATATGAACCAAGGGCCCTTAGAAAATGTGTATGAAAGCATCAGGGAGATGGGTCCCTGA